The Spirochaeta isovalerica genome includes a window with the following:
- a CDS encoding ABC-F family ATP-binding cassette domain-containing protein — MVNLSNIKLAYGERVIFRNGTFLVRPNDKIGLVGPNGSGKTSLFRIISGEEHPDEGTVSVESGKTVGYFSQDVGEMKGHSALTEVLKGSGNIFAIGEELTELEHEMCEPMDDEAMDKLMNRYGELQMEYQNKGGYTLENDGKAILNGLGIGSDRWDDPVENFSGGWKMRIALARILLQNPDILLIDEPTNHLDVETIVWLEEWLKEFKGSLVMTSHDREFMTRICNRTIEIASGEITMYSGDYDFYMRERVIRREQLVASKKKQDAMLAKDEEFIARFAARASHAAQVQSRVKKIEKIERVVIPPEPKVMKIRLKELKRSGDIVVSMENLGKKWPLQNGTELSVFSGITGTIERTNKIALTGVNGAGKSTLLKVISEQTGATEGTCTTGGSVSMGYFSQYSSDLLNPDNTIFEEVAARLPDETMGSIKNLLGAFQFSGDDTDKKIGILSGGEKSRVVLACLMAQPLNFLIFDEPTNHLDIASREVLLEALQEYEGTLIIVSHDRYFLKHLVNRVFEIDHGKMNVYEGDYDYYLSKTTEIS, encoded by the coding sequence ATGGTAAATCTATCGAATATTAAACTGGCATACGGTGAAAGAGTCATCTTCAGAAACGGCACATTCCTCGTTCGCCCTAATGATAAAATCGGCCTGGTCGGCCCCAACGGCTCGGGCAAAACAAGTCTCTTCAGAATCATCTCCGGTGAAGAACATCCCGATGAGGGAACGGTTTCCGTAGAATCGGGTAAAACCGTCGGCTATTTTTCCCAGGATGTGGGAGAAATGAAGGGACATAGCGCCCTGACGGAAGTTCTAAAAGGATCGGGCAATATTTTTGCCATCGGCGAAGAGCTTACGGAGCTTGAACATGAGATGTGCGAGCCCATGGACGACGAAGCCATGGACAAACTGATGAACCGATACGGCGAATTGCAGATGGAGTATCAGAACAAGGGCGGCTACACCCTGGAAAATGACGGGAAGGCCATTCTCAACGGTCTTGGCATCGGATCGGATCGTTGGGACGATCCGGTAGAGAACTTCAGCGGGGGATGGAAGATGCGGATCGCCCTGGCGAGAATCCTTCTCCAGAACCCCGACATCCTTCTTATCGACGAGCCGACAAACCACCTCGATGTGGAGACCATCGTCTGGCTCGAAGAATGGCTCAAAGAATTCAAAGGCTCCCTGGTTATGACATCCCACGACCGCGAGTTCATGACGAGAATCTGCAACCGCACCATCGAAATCGCCTCGGGAGAGATAACCATGTATTCCGGCGATTACGATTTCTACATGAGGGAAAGAGTCATCCGCCGGGAACAGCTGGTGGCATCGAAAAAGAAACAGGATGCCATGCTGGCCAAGGACGAGGAGTTTATCGCCCGCTTCGCCGCCAGAGCTTCTCATGCCGCCCAGGTCCAGTCCCGGGTCAAGAAGATAGAAAAAATCGAAAGAGTCGTTATACCCCCGGAACCGAAGGTTATGAAAATCCGGCTCAAGGAGCTGAAACGGAGCGGGGACATCGTCGTCTCCATGGAAAACCTCGGGAAGAAATGGCCCCTTCAAAACGGGACCGAGCTCTCTGTTTTCAGCGGCATTACGGGAACTATAGAGCGGACAAATAAAATCGCCCTGACCGGAGTGAACGGAGCGGGAAAATCGACGCTTTTAAAAGTGATATCCGAACAGACCGGAGCGACGGAAGGGACCTGTACAACAGGCGGAAGCGTTTCCATGGGATACTTCAGCCAGTATTCCAGCGATCTTCTGAATCCCGATAACACCATCTTCGAAGAAGTAGCCGCCCGGCTGCCCGACGAAACCATGGGTTCGATCAAAAACTTACTGGGAGCTTTCCAGTTTTCCGGAGACGACACGGATAAAAAAATCGGTATACTCTCGGGAGGGGAAAAAAGCCGCGTTGTCCTGGCCTGCCTGATGGCCCAGCCGCTCAACTTCCTCATCTTCGACGAGCCGACGAACCACCTGGATATAGCATCCCGGGAGGTTCTTCTCGAAGCCCTGCAGGAATACGAGGGCACGCTGATCATCGTCAGCCACGACCGGTATTTTCTCAAGCATCTGGTCAACCGCGTTTTCGAGATCGATCACGGGAAAATGAATGTTTACGAAGGGGATTACGACTACTATCTCAGCAAGACGACTGAAATCTCATAG
- a CDS encoding amino acid permease has protein sequence MKLKKDISLYGVFSIATGAMISSGIFILPALAFTRVGPALFLSYLLAGVLGLIGVLSVIELTTAMPKAGGNYFAINKTFGPMVGTVSGILSWIALALKSAFAIYGISELIFIYTGFSTILSGLILTLLFVFVNIRGSKETVIFQMIMVTGMLVLMAVYVVLGIGNIDVSLYKGMFNTGGNQIIYTAGFVFVSFGGLLNVSNIAEEVKNPKRNIPLGIISSIVSVTVFYVLITWVLAGTLEPEAFRNSHAPVAESARNIIGLPGYLIIAGASTLAFFTTANGGIMSASRYPLALSRDKLAPGFLGRISSRFKTPVLSIAATGAIIFISLLLPLEMLVKAASTIILTSYVLTNIAVIIMRESKLKNYKPSFKAPLYPWLQIFSIGLFAFFIVDMGLSSIEISLAMVFVSFIIYMFFGRKVKNRETAILHLLRKLTEGKLEENLLEEELREIIISRDENEHDALDRLLLDAAFIDIKGVNFFDQLLDDRGPDLENLFRIKKEEIRSTFIKSEMKSSFALSDFLAIPHISLPDSKDMKLLVVRSKEGIQFPGNGKKAHALFILGRGKEREHEALLILASLIDMAESDEFRKNWIRAENADALKRQILESERTKVPEVY, from the coding sequence ATGAAACTGAAGAAGGATATTTCTCTATACGGCGTTTTCAGCATAGCGACGGGGGCCATGATCAGTTCCGGTATATTCATTCTGCCCGCTCTGGCTTTCACCAGAGTCGGACCGGCTCTCTTCCTGTCCTATCTTCTGGCGGGCGTGCTGGGCCTTATCGGCGTTCTCAGCGTCATAGAGCTTACGACGGCCATGCCTAAAGCTGGAGGAAACTACTTTGCCATAAATAAAACCTTCGGCCCCATGGTCGGTACTGTTTCCGGGATACTGAGCTGGATCGCCCTGGCTCTGAAAAGCGCCTTTGCCATATACGGAATCTCGGAACTCATTTTTATCTACACGGGATTCAGTACGATTCTGTCCGGTCTCATTCTGACTCTCCTCTTTGTTTTTGTGAATATCAGAGGTTCAAAAGAGACTGTTATTTTTCAGATGATCATGGTCACCGGGATGCTCGTTCTGATGGCTGTCTATGTTGTTCTGGGAATCGGCAATATCGATGTCTCTCTCTATAAAGGGATGTTCAACACAGGAGGAAACCAGATTATCTACACAGCCGGTTTCGTGTTCGTCTCCTTCGGAGGACTTCTGAACGTCTCCAACATTGCAGAAGAAGTAAAAAACCCCAAAAGGAATATCCCGCTCGGAATCATTTCGTCCATTGTATCAGTCACCGTGTTTTACGTACTGATCACCTGGGTTCTGGCGGGTACGCTCGAACCTGAAGCTTTCAGGAATTCCCATGCGCCGGTTGCCGAATCAGCCCGGAACATAATCGGACTCCCCGGTTATCTGATCATCGCCGGGGCCTCGACACTGGCCTTTTTTACAACAGCGAACGGAGGTATCATGTCCGCTTCGCGATACCCCCTGGCCCTAAGCCGGGATAAGCTGGCTCCGGGATTTCTCGGCAGAATCAGCAGCCGGTTCAAAACTCCCGTTTTATCCATTGCCGCAACTGGGGCAATTATATTCATATCCCTGCTTCTTCCCCTCGAAATGCTGGTTAAAGCGGCTTCGACCATCATTCTAACCTCCTATGTTCTCACCAATATCGCTGTAATCATCATGCGGGAAAGCAAACTGAAGAATTACAAACCCAGTTTCAAGGCTCCTCTCTACCCCTGGCTTCAGATTTTCAGCATAGGGCTTTTCGCTTTCTTCATTGTCGATATGGGCTTGAGTTCTATAGAAATCAGTCTGGCAATGGTATTTGTGAGCTTTATTATCTATATGTTTTTCGGAAGGAAAGTAAAAAACAGGGAAACGGCCATACTCCATCTTCTGAGGAAACTGACAGAAGGGAAGCTGGAGGAAAACCTGCTGGAAGAGGAATTGCGTGAGATTATAATCAGCAGGGATGAGAACGAGCACGATGCGTTGGACAGACTTCTTTTGGATGCGGCTTTTATCGATATCAAAGGTGTAAATTTCTTTGACCAACTGCTTGATGATAGAGGACCGGATCTGGAAAACCTCTTTCGAATAAAAAAAGAGGAAATTCGATCGACTTTTATAAAAAGCGAGATGAAAAGCAGTTTCGCCCTGTCTGATTTTCTGGCCATCCCTCATATTTCCCTCCCCGACAGCAAGGATATGAAGCTGCTTGTAGTCAGAAGCAAAGAGGGGATTCAGTTTCCCGGAAACGGGAAAAAGGCTCACGCTCTGTTTATCCTGGGCAGGGGCAAAGAAAGAGAACATGAAGCTCTTCTCATACTGGCGTCCCTCATCGATATGGCGGAATCCGATGAGTTCCGGAAAAACTGGATAAGGGCCGAAAATGCCGATGCGCTTAAAAGACAGATTTTAGAGAGCGAAAGGACAAAGGTTCCCGAAGTCTATTGA
- a CDS encoding MFS transporter — protein sequence MQTKFLSEDERRHGKSRLYKFQAFNGLGFNFMGETPVYLLAMHFGASNIELGYISSAIFLTGIILLFLPRFLAGGNLIKVQSTAWFLRGLFVLLYLLLFFLEGQSAVILILVVYTLFCSARMIGVVIWNPLVRMVTTSQNRGEVLAMGNIANQTASVVAKLFSFLITSIQFFTGVVGILLLQIIGVIFNSSASWQLRQVACRDTVEYRKGRNIFVILGESLKRKDRFFPLMIKWIFISIMVINGLTIVFVRKEAGFGANVVFLYTMVIALANIVSGFFGRTFADRIGSRPLLIGMSLFMALSYLAWMFLPLSTGEGLPWFVFFVLGFFSNFFMLSANVLIARVMVNSMPEKDNFGYNAMINFVMAIFSLLAGVTGGLLIDLGQQSTINLPNSFSFLFFSAAVLSAVLFVLSLFLREKGSLTPRETMSILFSLEGLRAYNYIGKLNATDDPVRKRTVIMSMSRNNAPIATEEIRSIMAAPLSPVKAEVIKTLFNNPRPELLDDLLREAGDSGSYQQINAIFALGAYEGEKVENLLIELLDNDDPLVRSHAAKSLSRTGHSETLNRIRALAREAKIPWEKINYLIALKNMDPDGTIFTETFSMNENEESSMLGQSYFSLTAELFDMTPPLAEIYSSGNLDRGTGLDSFLEQARDRAQFYQFHRDLKEWFAASDWKAISQFCLQSLNDSDDKGETNHSPMNNLKISVVSACERELRSYDEAIAAVYFTYQILINP from the coding sequence ATGCAGACAAAGTTTTTATCAGAAGATGAAAGACGTCATGGAAAATCCCGTCTTTATAAGTTTCAGGCTTTTAACGGTCTCGGTTTCAACTTTATGGGGGAAACTCCGGTTTATCTCCTGGCTATGCATTTCGGTGCATCCAATATAGAACTGGGCTATATTTCATCGGCCATCTTTCTAACCGGCATCATTCTCCTGTTTCTTCCCCGCTTTCTCGCCGGCGGGAATCTTATAAAAGTCCAGTCCACGGCCTGGTTTTTGCGGGGACTTTTTGTTCTGCTGTATCTCCTTCTTTTTTTTCTGGAGGGCCAGTCCGCCGTTATTTTAATTCTTGTTGTCTATACGCTCTTCTGTTCCGCCAGGATGATCGGCGTGGTTATCTGGAATCCTCTGGTCAGGATGGTCACCACTTCCCAGAACCGGGGCGAAGTGCTGGCGATGGGGAACATCGCCAATCAGACAGCTTCGGTTGTGGCGAAGCTGTTCAGTTTTCTCATTACGTCCATACAGTTTTTCACAGGTGTCGTCGGCATTCTCCTGCTTCAGATTATCGGTGTTATTTTTAACAGCTCCGCCTCCTGGCAGCTGAGACAGGTCGCCTGCCGGGATACGGTCGAGTACCGGAAAGGGCGTAATATCTTTGTCATACTCGGTGAATCGCTTAAAAGAAAAGACCGTTTTTTCCCGCTGATGATCAAATGGATATTCATATCCATTATGGTTATCAACGGACTGACTATCGTTTTCGTACGCAAGGAAGCGGGTTTCGGCGCCAATGTCGTTTTTCTCTATACAATGGTAATTGCTCTGGCCAATATCGTATCGGGTTTTTTCGGGCGCACCTTTGCCGACCGGATCGGCAGCCGCCCCCTCCTGATCGGCATGAGCCTTTTTATGGCTTTATCCTATCTCGCCTGGATGTTTCTGCCTCTCTCAACGGGAGAGGGGCTTCCCTGGTTCGTCTTCTTCGTACTGGGATTCTTTTCCAATTTCTTCATGCTCTCAGCCAATGTTCTCATTGCCCGCGTCATGGTCAATTCCATGCCGGAAAAGGATAATTTCGGATACAATGCCATGATTAACTTCGTTATGGCAATTTTTTCTCTTCTTGCCGGGGTTACAGGCGGTCTGCTTATCGACCTGGGACAGCAGTCCACTATAAATTTGCCTAATTCATTCAGTTTCCTCTTTTTCTCGGCGGCTGTTCTTTCCGCCGTTTTATTCGTCCTGAGTCTGTTTCTCCGGGAGAAGGGCAGTCTTACGCCCAGGGAAACCATGTCCATATTATTTTCTCTCGAAGGGCTAAGGGCCTACAACTATATCGGTAAACTCAATGCCACCGACGATCCGGTGAGAAAAAGAACTGTTATCATGTCCATGAGCCGGAACAACGCACCCATCGCGACAGAGGAGATCCGCTCCATCATGGCCGCGCCTCTTTCTCCCGTGAAAGCGGAAGTTATAAAAACGCTTTTTAACAATCCCAGGCCGGAGCTTCTCGACGATCTTCTGCGGGAGGCGGGAGATAGCGGATCATATCAGCAGATAAATGCCATCTTCGCTCTCGGAGCTTACGAGGGAGAGAAAGTCGAGAATCTTCTCATCGAACTTCTCGATAACGATGATCCTCTGGTCAGATCCCATGCGGCCAAATCTCTCAGCCGGACAGGGCATAGCGAAACACTCAACCGGATACGGGCATTGGCTCGCGAAGCAAAGATCCCCTGGGAAAAGATCAACTATCTCATCGCGCTGAAGAACATGGATCCCGATGGAACAATATTCACCGAGACATTCAGTATGAATGAAAATGAGGAGAGTTCTATGCTCGGGCAGAGCTATTTTTCTCTCACAGCGGAGCTCTTTGATATGACGCCCCCGCTGGCTGAGATATACAGTTCCGGGAATCTGGACAGAGGGACAGGTCTTGATTCCTTTCTGGAACAGGCGAGAGACCGGGCGCAATTCTATCAGTTTCATCGGGATCTGAAGGAGTGGTTCGCTGCTTCAGATTGGAAGGCCATCAGTCAATTCTGCCTGCAGAGTCTTAATGATTCTGATGATAAGGGCGAAACCAATCATTCCCCGATGAATAATTTAAAAATCTCAGTTGTTTCAGCATGCGAAAGGGAGTTGAGATCCTACGATGAAGCTATCGCGGCTGTCTACTTTACCTATCAGATTCTAATCAATCCGTAA
- a CDS encoding SDR family NAD(P)-dependent oxidoreductase: protein MSKKICIVTGANSGIGKEAAKQIAGKGYHVIMACRNEERGRKALETMKKENPDLSLELMLVDMGLKSSIRQFAEEVSGKYPVVEVLIHNAAIFDISQKEPEKNAEGVETIWAANHIGPVYLTKLLLDNLKKSEEGRVITIASKGLIIMPRLRIDLADPEFGKRKFTVTKAYYQSKRAQVMYTYWLADQLKESPVTANCIRVTNVKIDLSRYPDLSPFIKWMYAIKSKKSITPEKMAETYAWLATSPDVIGISGVYFDENRKPVKSVPYTYDREEQKSLMDLTERYLK, encoded by the coding sequence ATGTCAAAGAAAATCTGTATAGTGACCGGAGCCAATTCCGGGATAGGAAAAGAAGCGGCGAAGCAGATAGCCGGAAAGGGATACCATGTTATAATGGCCTGCAGGAATGAAGAGAGAGGACGGAAAGCTCTGGAAACAATGAAGAAAGAGAATCCCGATCTGTCTCTGGAACTCATGCTGGTCGATATGGGGCTGAAGAGTTCCATCAGGCAATTTGCCGAAGAGGTTTCAGGAAAGTATCCCGTTGTTGAGGTGCTGATTCACAACGCTGCCATTTTCGATATTTCCCAGAAAGAACCGGAAAAAAATGCCGAGGGAGTCGAGACAATCTGGGCTGCCAATCACATCGGTCCTGTCTACCTGACAAAACTGCTTCTCGATAATCTGAAGAAAAGTGAGGAGGGGAGGGTCATCACCATTGCGTCGAAAGGACTCATCATCATGCCGCGTTTGCGGATTGATCTGGCTGATCCGGAATTCGGGAAGAGAAAATTTACCGTTACGAAAGCCTACTACCAATCGAAAAGGGCACAGGTTATGTATACCTACTGGCTGGCGGATCAGTTGAAAGAATCACCGGTTACAGCCAACTGCATCAGGGTCACCAATGTTAAAATCGACCTCTCCCGGTATCCCGATCTGAGTCCCTTTATAAAATGGATGTATGCCATAAAGTCGAAGAAATCCATCACGCCGGAGAAAATGGCTGAAACCTATGCCTGGCTGGCAACATCTCCCGATGTCATAGGCATAAGCGGCGTCTATTTCGATGAGAATCGGAAACCGGTCAAATCGGTTCCCTATACCTATGATAGGGAAGAACAGAAATCCCTTATGGATCTGACGGAAAGGTATCTGAAGTAA
- a CDS encoding TetR/AcrR family transcriptional regulator → MGKARIDENLLFEAALEEFSTYSYEEASINRIIEKAAISKGSFYYRFENKYGLYLHLLKEGAGKKWEFIRKEMERRGTAAKDDDIYSLFMIQTELGIRFAHAHPKLHRLAGMFAREKGSEIYDRALAALGGDDQSGMDDMIDKAMEKGEISNKYSRDFAKAILSFLFGSFDKIFPGSGNEGLEETLDHMEELVTFMRRGLS, encoded by the coding sequence ATGGGTAAAGCACGGATCGATGAAAATTTACTCTTTGAAGCGGCTCTCGAAGAATTCTCGACTTACAGTTACGAGGAAGCTTCCATTAACAGAATCATTGAAAAAGCGGCCATAAGCAAAGGATCCTTTTATTACAGATTTGAAAACAAATACGGGCTGTACCTCCATCTTCTGAAAGAGGGAGCCGGAAAGAAATGGGAATTTATCCGGAAAGAGATGGAAAGGCGCGGGACTGCGGCAAAAGATGATGATATTTACTCCCTGTTCATGATTCAGACGGAACTGGGGATACGATTTGCCCATGCTCATCCGAAGCTGCACCGCCTTGCGGGAATGTTTGCCCGGGAAAAAGGTTCGGAAATATATGACAGAGCTCTGGCAGCGCTTGGCGGGGATGATCAGTCCGGAATGGATGATATGATAGACAAAGCGATGGAAAAAGGAGAAATCAGCAATAAATACAGCCGGGATTTCGCAAAGGCGATCCTGTCCTTTCTTTTCGGTTCTTTCGATAAGATTTTTCCCGGGTCCGGAAATGAAGGACTGGAAGAAACTCTGGATCATATGGAAGAGCTTGTTACCTTTATGCGCCGCGGGTTATCCTGA
- a CDS encoding substrate-binding periplasmic protein: MNFRPVLLLIFIFSIFVFSSYGDVVNVGGYIFPPFVVEESNEVYTGLTIDLIRELNRLQDKYTFRFVETTSKRRYEHLLQGRFDIMFFEEDSWGWTDYPVSFSRSFLKGGEVFIARAEPGRDQIYFENISDKTIAVILGYHYGFVDFNSDEAYMNSLFHLQFSRDHRINIEKVLQGVADLSIVTQTYLKTLLKEEPELGNRLLVSVRYDQKYDHTVLVRTGSPVSVIEINSLLDELIQKNILSRVLSKYGIE; this comes from the coding sequence ATGAACTTCCGCCCCGTATTATTACTGATTTTTATATTCTCAATATTTGTTTTTTCATCATATGGAGATGTCGTTAACGTAGGCGGTTATATTTTTCCGCCCTTTGTCGTTGAAGAGAGCAATGAAGTTTATACCGGTCTGACCATCGATCTTATCAGGGAGCTGAACCGATTGCAGGATAAGTATACTTTCCGGTTTGTTGAGACCACTTCAAAAAGACGGTATGAACATCTCCTGCAGGGGCGTTTCGACATCATGTTTTTTGAAGAGGACAGCTGGGGGTGGACTGATTATCCCGTAAGCTTTTCCCGATCATTTCTCAAAGGCGGCGAAGTATTCATTGCCCGGGCCGAACCGGGAAGAGATCAGATCTATTTTGAGAATATAAGCGATAAGACAATAGCGGTTATTCTGGGATATCACTACGGCTTCGTCGACTTCAATTCCGATGAGGCGTATATGAACAGTCTGTTCCATCTCCAATTCAGCCGGGACCATCGGATCAATATTGAGAAGGTGCTCCAGGGAGTCGCTGATCTTTCCATCGTTACTCAAACCTATCTGAAAACTTTGTTGAAAGAAGAACCGGAACTCGGCAATAGATTACTGGTTTCCGTGCGGTACGATCAGAAGTACGATCATACGGTTCTGGTTCGCACAGGCTCTCCAGTCTCTGTCATTGAGATTAACAGTCTGCTCGATGAACTGATACAGAAGAATATTCTTTCCCGCGTTCTCTCGAAATATGGTATAGAGTAA
- a CDS encoding type I glyceraldehyde-3-phosphate dehydrogenase, with amino-acid sequence MGKIRVGFNGMGRIGKNVMRVITSELSDKIEIVAGNDLVSADAIAKSLPKDSIHGRFPVDVKLISDNVIKIGDNEVTVYAEKDANNIPWAKHNVDVVFECTGFYLSTEKAQAHINAGAKKVIVSAPCKDDTKTVVIGVNHETLTGDEKIISNASCTTNCYAPMTHAIDMTYEVISGLICTTHAATATQNVADTFGGGKARATLNNIIPASTGAAIAVGKVLPHLNGKLNGTALRVPTDTGSVVEAFYVIKGEVSADEIKKAIAANVEKINASSFLGKVATFGDYYECSRDCVGEPYTSMITDNIQVVPADGNTMVKVTSFYDNEMGYSNKMAELALIISK; translated from the coding sequence ATGGGAAAAATCAGAGTTGGTTTTAACGGAATGGGAAGAATCGGAAAGAACGTAATGCGTGTCATAACTTCCGAGCTTAGCGACAAAATTGAAATTGTAGCCGGAAACGACCTCGTTTCTGCAGACGCAATTGCAAAAAGCCTTCCCAAAGACTCTATCCACGGAAGATTCCCCGTTGATGTAAAACTCATCAGCGACAACGTCATTAAAATCGGCGACAACGAAGTTACTGTTTACGCCGAAAAAGATGCGAACAACATTCCCTGGGCAAAACACAACGTAGACGTAGTTTTCGAGTGTACAGGATTCTACCTGAGTACAGAAAAAGCACAGGCTCACATCAATGCCGGAGCTAAAAAAGTTATCGTATCCGCACCTTGTAAAGACGACACGAAAACAGTTGTTATCGGTGTTAACCACGAAACTCTTACCGGTGATGAGAAAATCATTTCCAACGCCAGCTGTACTACAAACTGTTACGCACCCATGACTCACGCTATCGATATGACTTATGAAGTAATCAGCGGTCTGATCTGTACAACTCACGCTGCAACTGCAACTCAGAACGTTGCCGATACATTCGGCGGCGGAAAAGCCAGAGCGACTCTCAACAACATTATCCCCGCGTCAACCGGTGCGGCTATCGCTGTTGGAAAAGTTCTTCCCCACCTCAATGGAAAACTCAACGGTACAGCGCTCAGAGTCCCCACGGACACAGGTTCCGTTGTTGAAGCTTTCTATGTTATCAAAGGTGAAGTTTCCGCAGACGAAATCAAGAAAGCGATCGCTGCCAATGTTGAAAAAATCAACGCTTCTTCCTTTCTCGGAAAAGTTGCCACTTTCGGCGATTACTACGAGTGTTCAAGAGACTGTGTCGGCGAGCCCTACACTTCCATGATCACAGACAATATCCAGGTTGTTCCCGCTGACGGAAACACAATGGTTAAAGTAACGTCTTTCTACGACAACGAAATGGGTTACTCCAACAAAATGGCTGAGCTGGCTCTGATTATTTCCAAATAA
- a CDS encoding exodeoxyribonuclease III: MSRNIKLISWNVNGLRAALKKDFFQSVEKCDAQIFSVQETKMQESQVTDEMRAINGGHDYWSFSTVKKGYSGVATFSRIEPESVRHGFGIEEFDQEGRILEMDYGDFVFFNIYYPNGQQSDERLDYKLRFYDAFFDRAQELRKEGRSVIATGDFNTAHNAIDLKNDKANEKYSGYLRIERDWLDKFTAAGFVDTFRHFHPEEEKYSWWSYRMNARANNTGWRIDYFFVSQDMIDKGYVKSAWIDNEIYGSDHCPVGLELELPMKFF; the protein is encoded by the coding sequence ATGAGTCGAAATATTAAATTGATATCCTGGAATGTCAACGGTCTCAGAGCCGCTTTGAAAAAGGACTTCTTCCAGTCCGTAGAAAAGTGCGATGCACAGATCTTTTCCGTACAGGAAACGAAGATGCAGGAGAGTCAGGTTACCGATGAGATGAGAGCCATTAACGGCGGGCACGATTACTGGAGCTTCTCCACAGTGAAAAAGGGATACAGCGGCGTCGCCACCTTTTCGCGGATCGAACCGGAAAGCGTCAGGCACGGCTTCGGAATCGAAGAGTTTGATCAGGAGGGCCGCATTCTGGAGATGGATTACGGCGACTTCGTTTTCTTCAATATATATTACCCCAACGGACAGCAGAGCGATGAAAGGCTCGATTACAAACTCCGTTTCTACGATGCCTTTTTCGACAGGGCGCAGGAGCTGCGGAAGGAAGGCCGTTCCGTCATTGCGACAGGAGACTTCAATACCGCCCATAATGCCATCGACCTGAAAAACGATAAAGCCAATGAAAAGTACTCCGGCTATCTGCGCATCGAGAGAGACTGGCTCGACAAGTTCACAGCCGCCGGATTTGTCGATACATTCCGCCATTTTCATCCCGAAGAAGAAAAATATTCCTGGTGGTCCTACCGGATGAACGCCAGAGCTAACAATACGGGATGGAGAATAGACTACTTCTTCGTATCTCAGGATATGATCGATAAGGGCTATGTAAAGAGCGCCTGGATCGACAATGAGATCTACGGATCGGACCACTGCCCGGTCGGGCTTGAGCTTGAACTGCCCATGAAATTCTTCTAG